One region of Cucurbita pepo subsp. pepo cultivar mu-cu-16 chromosome LG03, ASM280686v2, whole genome shotgun sequence genomic DNA includes:
- the LOC111790944 gene encoding probable protein phosphatase 2C 50 → MMEEMSPAVSLTLSLGNSKSDSSESPGHVEYARLKLVTDTVGSIGNGSFHDFNGIVDGLTVSRPTDNGQGINTFWGLLPKNGTNLSVDKEDALLSTLDYPDEMIDDGLFGINGGVKIGDVSNGHIVAKAIILVESGNIPTNELIVATVSPDLEVSASSELHAAPAVVFESKGGDSVHKGVRSVFERDCIPLWGSVSICGRRPEMEDAISSVPCFAKIPIKMLVGNDLVNGIGQSLTHINSHFFGVYDGHGGPQVADYCRERIHVALAEEIRDFKQDRNNGSNGENWQQGWERTFNNCFLRVDDEIEGKVGRTVGGDVFDTSFEPVAPETVGSTAVVALVCSSHIIVANCGDSRAVLCRGKEPMALSVDHKPNREDEYARIESSGGKVIQWNGHRVFGVLAMSRSIGDRYLKPWIIPDPEVMCFARAKEDECLILASDGLWDVMTNEEVCEVARRRILLWHKKHGASASCLGNRGTGVDPAAQAAADYLSMLALQKGSKDNISVIVVDLKAQRKFKTKS, encoded by the exons ATGATGGAAGAGATGTCTCCTGCTGTTTCTTTGACACTTAGTTTGGGCAATTCAAAGTCTGATAGTTCAGAAAGTCCTGGTCATGTCGAATACGCACGCCTAAAGTTGGTGACCGACACGGTAGGTTCGATTGGTAATGGTAGCTTCCATGATTTTAATGGTATAGTTGATGGCTTAACCGTGTCGCGCCCAACGGACAATGGTCAAGGTATAAACACGTTTTGGGGGTTGTTACCGAAGAACGGCACGAATTTGAGTGTAGATAAGGAAGATGCATTGTTATCTACTCTGGATTACCCTGATGAAATGATAGATGATGGATTGTTTGGTATTAATGGTGGTGTCAAAATTGGAGATGTTAGTAATGGTCATATTGTTGCTAAGGCTATCATCTTGGTCGAATCAGGGAATATCCCGACCAATGAACTTATTGTCGCGACCGTAAGCCCGGATTTAGAAGTATCTGCCTCGTCAGAGCTGCACGCCGCCCCTGCTGTAGTTTTCGAATCAAAAGGGGGGGATAGTGTTCATAAAGGCGTTCGTAGCGTCTTCGAACGTGATTGTATTCCGCTTTGGGGGTCGGTATCGATTTGTGGTAGAAGACCAGAAATGGAAGATGCAATTTCTTCTGTTCCTTGTTTTGCAAAGATTCCTATCAAAATGCTTGTAGGAAATGATTTGGTGAATGGAATTGGTCAAAGTTTAACGCATATCAACAGCCATTTTTTTGGTGTTTATGATGGACATGGGGGCCCTCAG GTTGCTGATTATTGTCGGGAGCGGATACACGTGGCGTTAGCTGAAGAGATAAGAGATTTTAAACAAGATCGAAATAATGGAAGCAATGGAGAGAATTGGCAGCAAGGTTGGGAGAGAACCTTTAACAATTGCTTTCTTAGAGTTGATGATGAAATAGAAGGAAAAGTTGGTAGAACGGTCGGTGGAGATGTTTTCGATACAAGCTTTGAGCCTGTTGCCCCGGAAACTGTTGGCTCGACTGCTGTTGTTGCGTTGGTTTGTTCATCACACATCATTGTTGCGAACTGTGGTGATTCAAGAGCAGTCCTATGCCGTGGTAAAGAACCCATGGCTTTATCGGTCGATCATAAA CCAAATCGGGAAGACGAGTATGCTCGGATTGAATCGTCTGGAGGCAAGGTCATTCAGTGGAACGGACATCGTGTGTTCGGAGTTCTTGCAATGTCTAGATCGATTG GTGATAGATATTTGAAGCCATGGATTATTCCTGATCCGGAAGTTATGTGCTTTGCTCGAGCGAAAGAAGACGAGTGTCTTATTTTAGCGAGCGACGGACTGTGGGATGTGATGACAAATGAGGAAGTGTGTGAAGTAGCTCGGAGGCGGATTCTGCTTTGGCACAAGAAACACGGGGCGTCGGCTTCGTGTCTCGGCAATCGAGGCACGGGAGTTGACCCAGCTGCACAAGCTGCTGCAGATTACCTCTCCATGCTTGCTCTCCAAAAGGGAAGCAAAGACAATATCTCTGTGATTGTAGTGGACTTGAAAGCTCAAAGGAAGTTCAAGACCAAATCTTAA
- the LOC111791412 gene encoding uncharacterized protein LOC111791412, translating to MDTPPPLRPEPTSGRRDLRRTTPFQFLNFDAFPILFLVISLFFIFVFSISPFYSFSFSFRSLKPQSTWKSLDFLCLALVLFAIACGLLSKNNGENTVREEIYRASVTSNDSEMSYKSNPSIPNQRNGYADRTDQILLHYPPEIAGVEYWRLSGGGYITNYQCISSDSLQHCRNLKEFEEGFDSKRDSRATFSVNDEETSPSFSRLYQISVPPLVTPPQLSSPPGAVVVAEVERINEGDGDFEPELLGEDFQAMEVEISKNEKQREVESKETKRKRNKNKNKMKKWQKGVENFKEFVTPQHRFNRNLSPPPAPGPPVTVHQYQISSIVGETKRGFPSPPESSPQTLIAVRTQNSTVEQPPSGGLAPPSTTAELQILMKGESKRNEDAERKGARFCGSPDVNSKADSFIETFRAGLKLERMNSMKERQRKTRTSILGRKGPEQ from the coding sequence ATGGACACACCGCCGCCACTTCGGCCGGAACCAACTTCCGGCCGCCGCGACCTCCGCCGTACTACACCATTTCAATTCCTTAATTTCGATGCCTTTCCAATTCTCTTTCTCGtcatttctctgtttttcatCTTCGTTTTCTCAATTTCTCCATTTTACAGTTTCAGTTTCAGTTTTCGTTCATTAAAGCCTCAATCAACATGGAAAAGCTTGGACTTCCTCTGTTTGGCTTTGGTCCTCTTCGCCATTGCCTGTGGGCTTCTCAGCAAAAACAATGGCGAAAACACAGTTCGTGAAGAAATTTACAGAGCTTCTGTTACTTCAAATGATTCAGAGATGAGCTACAAGTCAAACCCATCGATCCCAAATCAACGGAATGGCTACGCAGATCGGACGGATCAGATTCTTCTCCATTATCCGCCGGAGATCGCTGGAGTTGAATACTGGCGGCTTTCCGGCGGGGGTTATATAACCAATTATCAATGTATCAGTTCAGATTCTCTTCAGCATTGTCGAAATTTGAAGGAATTTGAAGAAGGGTTTGATTCCAAGAGAGATTCTAGAGCTACATTTTCTGTTAATGATGAAGAAACTTCCCCTTCGTTTTCGCGTCTGTATCAGATTTCTGTTCCTCCATTAGTGACACCTCCCCAGCTTTCTTCGCCGCCGGGTGCGGTAGTTGTAGCGGAGGTAGAGAGAATAAATGAAGGGGATGGAGATTTTGAACCTGAATTGCTCGGAGAGGATTTTCAGGCAATGGAAGTTGAAATAAGcaaaaatgagaaacagagagaggtAGAGAGTAAAGAAacaaagaggaagaggaacaagaacaagaacaagatgaaGAAATGGCAAAAGGGTGttgagaatttcaaagaattcGTTACTCCACAACATCGTTTCAATCGGAATTTATCTCCGCCGCCAGCGCCAGGGCCGCCGGTGACGGTTCATCAATATCAAATTTCGAGTATAGTAGGCGAAACAAAAAGAGGTTTCCCATCTCCACCAGAATCCTCGCCGCAAACACTCATTGCTGTGCGAACCCAGAATAGCACCGTCGAGCAACCGCCGTCAGGTGGATTAGCTCCGCCGTCGACGACGGCGGAATTGCAGATTCTAATGAAGGGGGAATCTAAAAGAAACGAAGATGCAGAGAGAAAAGGAGCGAGATTTTGTGGAAGTCCGGATGTGAACAGTAAAGCTGATAGCTTCATCGAGACATTCAGAGCGGGTTTGAAATTGGAGAGGATGAACTCGATGAAGGAGAGGCAGAGGAAGACGAGGACATCCATTTTGGGCCGTAAGGGCCCAGAACAGTAA